A region of Candidatus Methylacidiphilales bacterium DNA encodes the following proteins:
- a CDS encoding exodeoxyribonuclease III, protein MILLSWNVNGIRATLGKGFLDFVAKARPDILGLQETKAEAHQVDLALPDHDHAHWNSAVKKGYSGTAVFSRFAPRSVTLGMGIPEHDQEGRIINAEFNDFILVNVYTPNSQDGLRRLDYRVNGWDVAFLRHIQKLEKNKPVVVCGDLNVAHQEIDIARPKENVQSPGFTPEERKSFQRYLDAGWIDTFREFEKGPGHYSWWSFRAGARARNVGWRIDYFLLSPKLRPALKRAWIMPEVTGSDHCPVGIELSL, encoded by the coding sequence ATGATTCTACTTTCTTGGAACGTCAATGGCATCCGGGCCACGCTCGGGAAGGGATTTCTGGACTTCGTGGCCAAGGCCCGCCCCGATATCCTGGGGCTCCAGGAAACCAAGGCGGAGGCCCACCAAGTGGACCTGGCCCTGCCCGACCATGACCACGCGCATTGGAACAGTGCGGTGAAGAAAGGTTATTCCGGCACGGCGGTTTTCAGCCGCTTCGCCCCCCGGTCCGTCACGCTTGGCATGGGCATCCCCGAGCACGACCAAGAGGGCCGCATCATCAATGCCGAGTTCAACGACTTCATCCTGGTCAACGTCTACACCCCGAATTCCCAGGACGGCCTGCGACGGCTCGACTACCGAGTCAACGGGTGGGATGTGGCCTTTTTGAGGCACATCCAAAAGCTGGAGAAAAACAAGCCGGTGGTGGTGTGCGGGGACCTGAACGTGGCCCACCAGGAAATCGACATCGCCCGTCCAAAGGAGAATGTCCAGAGCCCCGGCTTCACCCCGGAAGAGCGGAAAAGCTTCCAGCGATACCTGGATGCCGGGTGGATCGACACCTTCCGCGAATTTGAGAAGGGGCCGGGGCATTACAGTTGGTGGAGCTTCCGCGCCGGGGCCCGGGCGCGGAACGTCGGTTGGAGGATCGATTACTTTTTGCTTTCGCCGAAACTCAGACCGGCCCTAA